From Prochlorococcus sp. MIT 1223, the proteins below share one genomic window:
- a CDS encoding lysophospholipid acyltransferase family protein codes for MTEIIKNSTSLNNQWPKDKQSFFYSIVSYCFVFPLFRLFFRGRTFGNFNVPKLGPLVVVANHGSDLDPPILGHALGRPVSFMAKKELFAIPLLSQIIRSCGAYPVSRGSSDREAIKTATNILKKGRAIGVFLDGTRQENGRVNTPMAGAALLASRSGAYLLPVAIINSHRALGKGNRWPRFIPIHLRIGKPIPPPVKRSKLELEQTTNHLKETINSLIDQGLLPHK; via the coding sequence TTGACAGAAATAATTAAAAACTCAACATCACTCAATAACCAATGGCCTAAAGATAAACAAAGTTTTTTTTATTCAATAGTCAGCTATTGCTTTGTCTTTCCACTTTTCAGGTTGTTTTTTAGAGGAAGAACTTTTGGTAATTTCAATGTCCCTAAATTAGGACCACTTGTAGTGGTTGCAAATCATGGTTCTGATTTAGACCCGCCAATTCTGGGACATGCCTTAGGGCGGCCAGTCTCATTTATGGCTAAAAAAGAATTATTTGCAATTCCGCTTCTTTCTCAAATTATTCGATCTTGTGGAGCATATCCTGTCAGTCGAGGCAGTAGTGATCGTGAAGCAATTAAAACTGCTACAAACATTCTGAAGAAAGGACGAGCAATCGGTGTTTTTCTTGATGGAACAAGGCAAGAAAATGGGCGTGTAAATACCCCTATGGCAGGTGCAGCATTATTAGCTTCAAGAAGTGGAGCCTATCTTTTGCCCGTTGCTATTATTAATAGTCATCGAGCTCTGGGGAAAGGTAATAGGTGGCCACGTTTTATACCTATTCATTTAAGAATTGGAAAACCTATTCCTCCTCCAGTTAAAAGATCAAAACTTGAATTAGAGCAAACAACAAATCATTTAAAGGAAACTATTAATTCTTTAATAGATCAGGGTCTTTTACCGCATAAATGA